From a region of the candidate division WOR-1 bacterium RIFOXYB2_FULL_36_35 genome:
- a CDS encoding homospermidine synthase — MTDILNKKYVKFNGKILIIGCGSVSQCAIPLVLRHIDVDPKSVTIMDFVDNSHRVKSSIEKGVKYVSHKITQENYKQLLISFVGQGDLIIDLAWNIECMAMLDFCRENNILYVNTSVEEWDPYKDGRRNDPTKYTLYARHMDLRKKIKSWGENNGATAIVDHGANPGLVSHFTKRGLLEIAQKIIDEKPKDKRVDHLKTYIKDKNFAKLGQVTGTKVIHISERDTQITDMPKRVNEFVNTWSIEGFFEEGIAPAELGWGTHERYVPRDAFFHKEGPQNQICLSTLGMRTWVRSWVPCGEITGMVIRHGEAFSISDKLTVREDGEVVYRPTVHYAYCPSDVAINSLHELEMRQFHLQKNQRIMNDEIIDGEDQLGVLLMGHDFNSWWTGSILDIHTARRLVKGQQATTLQVAISVVAASIWMIKNPKRGFLMPDDIDHELILEISMPYISPFYSEAVDWTPLKNLNTKFTTFDFQVPEEEDTWQFLTFLVNPTHKIGAKRIDQK; from the coding sequence ATGACAGATATTTTAAATAAAAAATATGTCAAGTTTAACGGAAAAATATTGATCATTGGTTGTGGTTCTGTTTCGCAGTGCGCAATTCCTCTTGTTTTACGGCACATTGATGTTGATCCCAAAAGTGTGACTATTATGGATTTTGTTGATAATTCTCATAGAGTGAAAAGCAGCATTGAAAAAGGGGTTAAATATGTTAGCCATAAAATCACACAAGAAAACTATAAACAGCTTTTAATAAGCTTTGTCGGTCAGGGAGATTTGATTATTGATCTTGCCTGGAATATAGAATGTATGGCAATGCTTGATTTTTGCCGTGAAAATAATATTCTTTACGTTAACACATCTGTTGAAGAATGGGATCCGTATAAAGATGGCCGCCGCAATGATCCTACAAAATATACTCTTTATGCGAGACATATGGATTTGAGAAAAAAAATAAAAAGTTGGGGAGAAAATAACGGGGCAACCGCAATTGTTGATCATGGAGCAAATCCCGGACTTGTCTCTCATTTTACGAAAAGGGGACTTCTTGAAATCGCGCAAAAAATAATTGATGAAAAGCCAAAAGATAAACGTGTTGATCATCTGAAGACTTATATAAAAGATAAAAATTTCGCAAAACTTGGACAGGTTACAGGAACAAAAGTTATCCATATATCAGAGCGTGATACTCAAATTACAGATATGCCGAAACGTGTTAATGAATTTGTAAATACTTGGAGCATTGAAGGGTTTTTTGAAGAGGGGATTGCTCCCGCGGAATTGGGGTGGGGTACACACGAGAGATATGTACCAAGGGATGCCTTTTTTCATAAAGAGGGACCTCAAAACCAGATATGCCTCTCAACTCTTGGGATGAGGACGTGGGTCAGGTCATGGGTCCCTTGCGGTGAGATTACAGGTATGGTTATCCGCCATGGAGAGGCGTTTAGTATTTCTGATAAGTTGACTGTCAGGGAAGATGGGGAGGTGGTTTATCGTCCTACCGTTCATTATGCTTATTGTCCAAGCGATGTTGCAATAAATTCGCTTCATGAGCTTGAAATGAGGCAATTTCATCTTCAAAAAAATCAGAGAATTATGAATGATGAAATCATTGACGGGGAAGACCAGCTTGGGGTACTTCTTATGGGGCATGATTTTAATTCTTGGTGGACTGGTAGTATTTTGGATATTCATACTGCAAGGAGACTGGTAAAAGGTCAGCAGGCTACGACTCTTCAGGTTGCAATATCTGTCGTTGCGGCGTCTATATGGATGATCAAAAACCCGAAAAGAGGATTTTTAATGCCGGATGATATAGATCATGAGTTAATTCTTGAAATATCAATGCCTTATATATCTCCTTTTTATTCAGAAGCCGTGGATTGGACTCCTCTTAAAAATTTGAACACAAAATTTACCACTTTTGATTTTCAAGTACCTGAAGAGGAAGATACCTGGCAGTTTTTGACTTTCTTAGTGAATCCCACCCATAAAATAGGAGCAAAACGGATTGACCAAAAGTAG